The DNA segment CGCAGCAGCACCGTAGCCAGGCCGATGGCGAACAGGAGGAGCGCCACCATCAGGTAGCCCTGGAGCCCGCCGCAGAGAATCGCGTCCATGCCGGTCATCGCTGGCTCCTCACAGGTTCCGTTTCGTCAGCGCCACGGCCCCGACCATGGCCGCCAGCAGCAGGAGGCCCGCCACTTCGAAGCCCAGGAGGTGGTCGGCGAACAGGGCCGTGCCCACGCGATGCAGGTTCATGGCCTGGGGCAGATCCGCGCCCCGGGCGGCCAGGTCCTTCAGCCCCTGGGAGGCCAGGACCAGCTTCACCGAGCCGAAGGCCAGAGCGGCCACCAGCGCCACGGACAGCCAGCGCTGGACGGGCCGGGAGCTCTGGGCCTTCTCCTCCTCGTGGCTGTTCAGCATCATGATCACGAACAGCACCAGGACCATGATGGCGCCGCTGTAGACGATCATCTGGAGCGCCGCGGCCACGGGATTGGCGAGCAGGACGAACAGCCCGGCGACGCCGAAGAAGGTGGCCACCATGCACAGGCCGGCCACGACGACGTTCTTCTGGGCCAGCATCCCCAGGGCGCCCAGGAGCGTGATGAGGGCAAAGGTGATGAACATGGCCTCTCCTACCAGGCGATCGTGCGGCGCGGCACGGAGGGGGTGGGATCCTCGGCGATCTCGGCCTTGCCGTCGGCCTCGGCGTAGGTGTTCATCAGGTCCCACTTGCCGTACAGCATCGACAGCCGGTCATAGGAGGCCAGCTCGTAGTCGTTGCGGAGCCAGATCGCATCCTTGGGGCAGGCCTCTTCGCACATGCCGCAGTAGATGCATCGCAGCATGTCGATGCTGAACTTGGCGGGCCGCTTCTCCTCGAAGCCCTGGGTGGCGTTCAGGTCGCTGAACTCCTCGGCCTCGATGCTGATGCACCGCGCCGGGCACGCCTCTTGGCACATGAAGCAGGCCACGCACTTGATGGCGCCGTCCTCGAACCGCTTCAGCTCGTGGAGGCCGCGGTAGCCGCTGGGCATCTCCTTCTTCATCTCGGGGTACTGGATCGTGTACCGCTTCGAGGTGGGCGTGAGGACCTGGCGGATGAAGTGGCCGAAGGTGATACCCATGCCCTTCATCACCGGCCAGACGTAGGTGCGGTCCAGCCAGCTCAGCTCGACTTTCTTGACGACGACGCCCATCGCCTCCTCCTCAGTGGCCCTGGCTCATGCGCCAGGCGTGGAAGACCAGGTTGGCCATGGACAGCGGCAGCATCACCTTCCATCCCAGATGCATGAGCTGGTCGTAGCGGAACCGGGGAAGGGTCCACCGGATCCACACGAAGACCCACGCGAAGAACAGGAGCTTCAGGACGAAGCTGGCCACGGACAGCATCACCGTGGGGTCCTTCACGAAGGGCACCTGCCACCCGCCGAAGTAGAGCGTCGCGATGAGGGCCGAGGCCGTCATCAGGTGGCAGTACTCGGAAAGCGCCAGCAGGCTGAACTTCATGCTCCCGTATTCGGTGTTGAAGCCCGCCACGATCTCGCTCTCGCCCTCGGCAAAATCGAAGGGGAGGCGGTTCGTCTCGGCGAACATGCAGGTGAAGAACACCAGGAAGCCCAGGGGCTGCCGCACGATATTCCACGCCCAGGGGAGGTGGCTCTGGGCACCGATCACCTCGGAGGGATCGTAGCCGCCGGCCCGCATGAAGACCGCGACCACCGCGAGGCTCATCCCGATCTCGTAGCTCACCATGGTGGCCGAGGAGCGCATCCCGCCCAGGATCGACCACTTGTTGTTGCTGGACCAGGCCGCCACCAGGACGCCGTAAACCGCCATGCCGCCGATGGCCAGGGGATACAGCATCCCCATCCCGTTGCCCGGATCGAGCAGGGCCAGGTGGTAGGTCTGGCCGCCGCTGACGAAGCTGCGCCCGAAGGGGATCACCGCGAAGCCCATCAGGGCGGGCACGAGGGCCAGGAAGGGAGCCAGCCAGAACAGGCGCTTCGTGGCGTCGTGGGGGACGAGGTCCTCCTTGAAGAAGAACTTGATCCCGTCCGCCAGGGGCTGGGCGAGGCCGATGATCCGGATCTTCCCGAAGAGCGCCGTGCGGTTGGGCCCGATGCGGTCCTGGATCATCGCCGACCCGCGGCGTTCCACCCACGTCCAGATGGCCGCCAGGGCAAACACGCCGCCGAAGACAATGACGAGTTTCGCCACCATCCAGGCGATGGAAGGCGTGGTGTGAAGCAGGCTCGCGAGCTTGTCCATGGGCGGCTTCCCGGCAAGGCCACCCGCGGGGAGGCCCGACCCATCGAGCCTATCAGAGGCATCCCCTTCCGGACATGGAGGGAAAGAACCCCTCCGCCCCGATGCGACCTGGGTCACAGCCTCATCGGAAGCCCCCCGGAGAGGGCCTCGGCCCTTCGCTCCAATCCAAAGTCA comes from the Geothrix sp. 21YS21S-4 genome and includes:
- a CDS encoding NADH-quinone oxidoreductase subunit I, which encodes MGVVVKKVELSWLDRTYVWPVMKGMGITFGHFIRQVLTPTSKRYTIQYPEMKKEMPSGYRGLHELKRFEDGAIKCVACFMCQEACPARCISIEAEEFSDLNATQGFEEKRPAKFSIDMLRCIYCGMCEEACPKDAIWLRNDYELASYDRLSMLYGKWDLMNTYAEADGKAEIAEDPTPSVPRRTIAW
- the nuoH gene encoding NADH-quinone oxidoreductase subunit NuoH, coding for MDKLASLLHTTPSIAWMVAKLVIVFGGVFALAAIWTWVERRGSAMIQDRIGPNRTALFGKIRIIGLAQPLADGIKFFFKEDLVPHDATKRLFWLAPFLALVPALMGFAVIPFGRSFVSGGQTYHLALLDPGNGMGMLYPLAIGGMAVYGVLVAAWSSNNKWSILGGMRSSATMVSYEIGMSLAVVAVFMRAGGYDPSEVIGAQSHLPWAWNIVRQPLGFLVFFTCMFAETNRLPFDFAEGESEIVAGFNTEYGSMKFSLLALSEYCHLMTASALIATLYFGGWQVPFVKDPTVMLSVASFVLKLLFFAWVFVWIRWTLPRFRYDQLMHLGWKVMLPLSMANLVFHAWRMSQGH
- a CDS encoding NADH-quinone oxidoreductase subunit J; translation: MFITFALITLLGALGMLAQKNVVVAGLCMVATFFGVAGLFVLLANPVAAALQMIVYSGAIMVLVLFVIMMLNSHEEEKAQSSRPVQRWLSVALVAALAFGSVKLVLASQGLKDLAARGADLPQAMNLHRVGTALFADHLLGFEVAGLLLLAAMVGAVALTKRNL